One segment of Anastrepha obliqua isolate idAnaObli1 chromosome 3, idAnaObli1_1.0, whole genome shotgun sequence DNA contains the following:
- the LOC129240478 gene encoding uncharacterized protein LOC129240478 — protein sequence MDYEEKCELIKSIWQCIGEAEELDSDSDKEEILLGLANLDEKVSLLPIKRSKRQWIKEWRKNRCDHGSFAFLNKELLVHDEQSYKNYLRMSNGQFHYLLSLIADDIQRSDTSMRNAIPAAEKLAMTLRFLSTGESYASLDYQTRISKSSICKIVPEVCSALFNKLKSSYLKFPSSKSEWEAIATEFAVKWQFPNCIGALDGKHITFRPSRADGAFYYNYKGTNSIILLALVDANCKFIFVDVGCNGRSNDAGVFLQSKLSTVLQDEKEIPKAAVIGNNRSVPYVVVGDDAFPLQVHLMKPYPYHTQCQEKQMFNRRLSRARHVVEHAFGILSNRFRVFLAPINLNVATVEKIVLTCCTLHNYLIENGETYTDGNGNVETVNNNCPTGSNILYNPRKGEAENANWIG from the exons ATGGATTACGAAGAAAAATGTGAACTGATTAAAAGCATATGGCAATGCATTGGTGAGGCTGAGGAATTAGACTCTGACAGCGATAAAGAAGAAATACTTTTAG GATTAGCAAATTTGGACGAAAAAGTTTCATTGTTGCCTATCAAGAGGTCCAAGCGGCAATGGATAAAAGAATGGCGAAAAAACAGATGCGATCACGGCTCATTCGCTTTTTTAAACAAAGAGTTGCTGGTGCACGATGAGCAGAGCTATAAGAATTATCTACGGATGTCAAATGGACAATTTCATTACTTGCTATCGCTAATTGCAGATGATATTCAACGTTCTGATACTTCAATGAGAAACGCGATTCCCGCAGCAGAAAAATTGGCAATGACGCTGCGGTTTCTCAGCACTG gGGAGTCTTACGCCAGTTTGGATTACCAGACGCGAATATCCAAATCCTCAATTTGCAAGATAGTTCCCGAGGTATGCAGTGCtttgtttaacaaattaaaatcgTCATATTTAAAG TTTCCGAGCAGCAAATCCGAATGGGAGGCTATAGCAACAGAATTCGCGGTTAAGTGGCAATTCCCCAATTGCATTGGCGCATTAGATGGAAAACATATAACTTTCCGTCCCTCACGCGCTGACGGagctttttattataattacaaaGGCACTAACAGCATAATTTTATTAGCCCTGGTGGATGctaattgtaaatttattttcgttgACGTGGGTTGCAACGGTCGCAGTAATGATGCTGGAGTTTTTCTACAAAGCAAATTAAGTACTGTTCTTCAAGATGAGAAAGAAATACCAAAAGCAGCTGTAATTGGAAACAATCGAAGCGTTCCGTATGTTGTAGTCGGAGACGATGCATTTCCTCTGCAGGTGCATTTAATGAAGCCATATCCTTACCACACGCAATGTCAAGAAAAACAAATGTTCAATCGAAGACTCTCCCGGGCAAGGCATGTAGTGGAACATGCATTTGGAATTTTGTCGAACCGATTTCGCGTTTTTCTTGCTCCTATAAATCTAAATGTGGCCACTGTAGAGAAAATTGTACTAACGTGCTGTACTTTACATAATTATCTAATTGAAAATGGCGAAACATACACTGATGGTAACGGAAATGTAGAAACTGTAAACAATAACTGCCCAACTGGatcgaatatattatataatccgAGAAAAGGTGAAGCGGAGAAT GCAAACTGgattggttaa